The Rothia sp. SD9660Na DNA segment ATGACATCCGTAGACCTCACTGATGAATACGCCAGAGCACATCGGGAATGGGCAGAGTCTGGTGAAGAAGATGTGTGGGGTCAGACTTCAGGAGACGGTCTTGTATGAGACGAGGTGACGTCTACTGGGTAGATTTTGAGCCTGCCCGAGGGAGTGAGCCCAACAAGAAAAGGCCTGCCATCATCGTGAGTAGGGATGAATCGAATACTTATGTAGCCCATCACGGTATCGGGACACTGACGGTTGTTCCATTGACCTCTAATACTAGATTTATTGCTTCGTTTCAGGTGCTCTTGGCCCAGGACGAAACCGGCCTATCTACCGACTCAAA contains these protein-coding regions:
- a CDS encoding type II toxin-antitoxin system PemK/MazF family toxin, whose amino-acid sequence is MRRGDVYWVDFEPARGSEPNKKRPAIIVSRDESNTYVAHHGIGTLTVVPLTSNTRFIASFQVLLAQDETGLSTDSKAQTELIRTVSVDRIGDYIGTLSRNKVWELDEALKVHLNL